In Hyperolius riggenbachi isolate aHypRig1 chromosome 10, aHypRig1.pri, whole genome shotgun sequence, a genomic segment contains:
- the LOC137534358 gene encoding zinc finger protein 514-like translates to MEKDRSKLTVTILDLTLEIIYLLTGEDYAVVKKTSSDHGMPNSGPCMPGRWSTSQSPLMETPPPSLTPERNNDLKIIKVTNRIIELLTAEVPVRCQDVTVHFSMEEWDYMEARTDLYKDIMMENLTPSKSSDGSSNRNPPERCTGPLYYQEAAQENHPIPHRYQANRSSNRNSAERSTGPLYCQDPTKEDHNISQDYQEDGLMVIKVEAVEEDESRVTQRIIAEEEVWHVDINEEEIHPEISTGGQYRWCNPENMPVLSVHDGIEGHSIPGEYSGEYYIAQNLHPGSYSSHLSSDASAYGGEFSFCAPPVTSEVPPGTLCMVGKPYSCAECGKCFERESSLVLHQKGHIHDLKPYSCSECEKDFAHKSYLDTHLRIHTGVRPHLCSECGKSFVYKSELNKHQRTHTGEKPYTCSVCGKSFGWKSVLIKHMRIHTGEKPYSCSECGKSFSQKVILTEHQRTHTGEKPFSCSECGKCFTWRKAFVSHQKMHMLENF, encoded by the exons ATGGAGAAGGACAGGAGTAAGCTGACTGTGACAATATTGGACCTCACTTTGGAGATCATCTACCTGCTTACTGGAGAG GATTACGCAGTAGTGAAGAAAACATCCAGTGATCATGGGATGCCTAACAGTGGCCCTTGCATGCCTGGAAGATGGAGTACAAGCCAAAGCCCCTTGATGGAGACTCCACCTCCCTCTCTAACACCTGAAAGGAACAACGACTTGAAGATTATAAAAGTCACCAACAGGATCATTGAGCTGCTGACAGCGGAG GTTCCTGTAAGGTGTCAGGATGTTACTGTCCATTTCTCCATGGAAGAGTGGGATTATATGGAAGCACGCACAGATCTCTACAAGGACATCATGATGGAGAATTTGACACCTTCCAAATCATCAG atggatccagtaacagaaatccaccagagagatgtacaggtcctctttattaccaagaggctgcacaggaaaatCACCCCATCCCCCACCGTTATCAGGCTAATAGATCCAGCAACAGAAACTCAGCAGAGAgaagtacaggtcctctttattgccAGGATCCTACAAAAGAAGATCACAACATCTCACAGGATTATCAG GAAGATGGTCTGATGGTTATCAAAGTTGAAGCTGTAGAGGAAGACGAATCCAGAGTGACTCAGAGAATTATCGCTGAGGAGGAAGTGTGGCATGTGGACATTAACGAGGAGGAAATTCATCCAGAGATCAGCACTG GTGGACAATATAGATGGTGCAACCCAGAAAACATGCCTGTTCTCTCTGTACATGACGGGATCGAAGGTCATAGTATTCCCGGGGAATATTCAGGAGAATACTATATTGCACAAAATCTACATCCAGGATCTTACAGTTCACATCTGTCATCTGATGCCTCAGCATATGGGGGAGAGTTCTCTTTCTGTGCGCCCCCTGTCACTTCTGAAGTGCCTCCTGGGACCCTCTGCATGGTGGGGAAGCCGTactcctgtgctgagtgtgggaaatgttttgaaaggGAATCCTCTCTGGTTCTTCACCAGAAGGGTCACATCCATGACCTTAAGCCATACTCCTGCTCAGAATGTGAAAAAGACTTTGCACACAAATCATATCTGGACACTCATCTGAGAATTCACACAGGCGTGAGACCTCACTTGTGCTCTGAGTGCGGAAAGAGTTTTGTTTACAAGTCGGAACTCAACAAACACCAAAgaactcatactggtgagaagccatacacgtgttcagtgtgtgggaaatCCTTTGGGTGGAAATCGGTCCTTATAAAACACATGAGaattcacactggagagaagccatacTCCTGCTCAGAGTGCGGCAAGAGCTTTTCACAGAAGGTCATTCTGACAGAACATCAGAGAACTCATACAGGAGAGAAGCCCTTTtcctgctcagagtgtgggaagtgttttaCGTGGAGGAAAGCCTTTGTCAGTCATCAGAAGATGCACATGCTAGAAAACTTTTGA
- the DHODH gene encoding dihydroorotate dehydrogenase (quinone), mitochondrial isoform X2 encodes MLGAHVKRRLKDVAIILGGGGLLFSSYLTIKGDERFYAEHLMPLLQKLISPELAHVFSVRFAALGLLPRCTQPDSPSLEMKVFGHRFRNPVGLAAGFDKHAEAVDGLFKIGFGFVEVGSVTPNPQEGNPKPRVFRLPQDQAVINRYGFNSHGIQAVLQRLAERKEKQRTLTSEGMPLGINLGKNKTSDDAAADYIKGVQELGPFADYLVINVSSPNTPGLRALQGREQLHHLLAKVMSARNSLPPNQRPALLVKIAPDLSMQDKQDIASVVTELGVDGLIVTNTTISRPETLKDPQSCEIGGLSGAPLRQMATETVREMYALTSGMVPIIGVGGISCGRDALEKICAGASLVQLYTALMYQGPPVVAKVTRELEQLLRCE; translated from the exons AGGAGGTTGAAGGATGTGGCCATCATATTAGGAGGTGGAGGTCTACTGTTTTCCTCTTATCTCACCATAAAAGGGGATGAGCGTTTCTATGCTGAACATTTGATGCCATTGTTACAGAAGCTCATCTCCCCTGAGCTGGCACATGTCTTCTCAGTAAGGTTTGCAGCACTGGGCCTTCTCCCACGATGCACCCAGCCAGATTCCCCATCTCTG GAGATGAAGGTTTTTGGTCACAGGTTCCGGAACCCGGTGGGCTTGGCTGCGGGGTTTGATAAACATGCGGAGGCGGTAGACGGTCTGTTCAAAATTGGCTTTGGTTTTGTAGAAGTTGGAAGCGTTACCCCAAATCCTCAGGAAGGGAACCCCAAACCAAGAGTGTTTCGTCTGCCACAAGACCAAGCGGTGATCAACAG ATATGGGTTtaacagtcatggtatacaggctgTCCTCCAGAGACTCGCAGAGAGGAAAGAGAAGCAGAGGACTCTGACATCAG AGGGCATGCCTCTTGGGATAAACCTCGGGAAGAACAAGACCTCAGACGATGCAGCTGCGGATTACATAAAAGGAGTACAAGAACTAGGGCCTTTCGCTGACTATCTCGTTATTAACGTATCCAGCCCCAACACACCTGGCCTGAGGGCCCTCCAAGGCAGAGAGCAATTgcaccacctgctggccaag GTAATGAGTGCTAGGAACTCTCTGCCGCCTAATCAGAGGCCTGCGTTACTGGTGAAAATTGCACCTGACCTATCTATGCAGGATAAACAGGACATCGCCAGTGTAGTCACAGAG CTAGGTGTCGATGGCTTGATTGTTACCAACACAACCATCAGTCGCCCAGAAACCCTCAAGGAccctcagagctgtgagatagGTGGTTTAAGTGGAGCTCCGCTTCGACAAATGGCGACAGAGACTGTGAGGGAGATGTATGCATTGACATCAG GCATGGTGCCCATTATTGGTGTGGGGGGCATCAGCTGTGGCCGAGATGCTCTGGAGAAGATCTGTGCAGGTGCTTCTCTTGTGCAGCTCTACACAGCACTCATGTACCAAGGACCTCCTGTGGTGGCAAAAGTGACTCGGGAACTAGAGCAGCTACTGAG ATGTGAGTGA
- the DHODH gene encoding dihydroorotate dehydrogenase (quinone), mitochondrial isoform X1 → MLGAHVKRRLKDVAIILGGGGLLFSSYLTIKGDERFYAEHLMPLLQKLISPELAHVFSVRFAALGLLPRCTQPDSPSLEMKVFGHRFRNPVGLAAGFDKHAEAVDGLFKIGFGFVEVGSVTPNPQEGNPKPRVFRLPQDQAVINRYGFNSHGIQAVLQRLAERKEKQRTLTSEGMPLGINLGKNKTSDDAAADYIKGVQELGPFADYLVINVSSPNTPGLRALQGREQLHHLLAKVMSARNSLPPNQRPALLVKIAPDLSMQDKQDIASVVTELGVDGLIVTNTTISRPETLKDPQSCEIGGLSGAPLRQMATETVREMYALTSGMVPIIGVGGISCGRDALEKICAGASLVQLYTALMYQGPPVVAKVTRELEQLLSEEGFSSVSEAVGADHRMKDDKLLLLMFE, encoded by the exons AGGAGGTTGAAGGATGTGGCCATCATATTAGGAGGTGGAGGTCTACTGTTTTCCTCTTATCTCACCATAAAAGGGGATGAGCGTTTCTATGCTGAACATTTGATGCCATTGTTACAGAAGCTCATCTCCCCTGAGCTGGCACATGTCTTCTCAGTAAGGTTTGCAGCACTGGGCCTTCTCCCACGATGCACCCAGCCAGATTCCCCATCTCTG GAGATGAAGGTTTTTGGTCACAGGTTCCGGAACCCGGTGGGCTTGGCTGCGGGGTTTGATAAACATGCGGAGGCGGTAGACGGTCTGTTCAAAATTGGCTTTGGTTTTGTAGAAGTTGGAAGCGTTACCCCAAATCCTCAGGAAGGGAACCCCAAACCAAGAGTGTTTCGTCTGCCACAAGACCAAGCGGTGATCAACAG ATATGGGTTtaacagtcatggtatacaggctgTCCTCCAGAGACTCGCAGAGAGGAAAGAGAAGCAGAGGACTCTGACATCAG AGGGCATGCCTCTTGGGATAAACCTCGGGAAGAACAAGACCTCAGACGATGCAGCTGCGGATTACATAAAAGGAGTACAAGAACTAGGGCCTTTCGCTGACTATCTCGTTATTAACGTATCCAGCCCCAACACACCTGGCCTGAGGGCCCTCCAAGGCAGAGAGCAATTgcaccacctgctggccaag GTAATGAGTGCTAGGAACTCTCTGCCGCCTAATCAGAGGCCTGCGTTACTGGTGAAAATTGCACCTGACCTATCTATGCAGGATAAACAGGACATCGCCAGTGTAGTCACAGAG CTAGGTGTCGATGGCTTGATTGTTACCAACACAACCATCAGTCGCCCAGAAACCCTCAAGGAccctcagagctgtgagatagGTGGTTTAAGTGGAGCTCCGCTTCGACAAATGGCGACAGAGACTGTGAGGGAGATGTATGCATTGACATCAG GCATGGTGCCCATTATTGGTGTGGGGGGCATCAGCTGTGGCCGAGATGCTCTGGAGAAGATCTGTGCAGGTGCTTCTCTTGTGCAGCTCTACACAGCACTCATGTACCAAGGACCTCCTGTGGTGGCAAAAGTGACTCGGGAACTAGAGCAGCTACTGAG CGAGGAAGGGTTCTCCAGCGTCTCGGAAGCTGTGGGTGCCGATCATAGGATGAAGGACGACAAGTTATTGCTGCTAATGTTTGAATAG